The DNA window TTTACGCTGCCATCTAGCTTATCGTATTCCCTTTGAGCCTTCTTATCGAACCGAATCTTAAACCGATCTTGGCTCATTTATTCGAATAACTCGTCATCTGCAACTTCATCGGGATCACTAGACATAATTTGAGCATAGCTAGTTTCCCCTACAGCTTCGCGTAGTGAGATAGAGTCTTCGGGATGCGCATCAGCGTATTCAGCACGACGGGCGATTTCGTCCATATAAAATAATTCGCGGTACGTTTCAAGCTCTTGATACATTTTGAGGTAGTGTGCGTAATCTAACACAACACTGTCGAGCTTGTTGTTGGCCAAAATATATTGGGGTGATTTTTTTGCAGCAGCTCGTACTTTGCCGAACGTTTTAGAAGCAACTCCAGCTGCTGTGATTTGTTCATCGCTGAACTTAGGTCTTTCTGGAATATGAATACCCATCGTGATCAACTCCTATTATTTCATTTGAATAAAGTATACTATAGAACATTATTCGAGTACAGAAAAAGTCTGTAGTATCGTACGTGTTTTCGTACGTACTATTTAATTCTATTTTTTTACATCTATTATTTTTAAATTTTTAGGAATCGCCATAACTAATATCGATTAGTTATGGAGATAGAGGAATGTCGATATTTTTCACATTTTTAAAACTGCCTTCATTTCAAACACGAACCATAGAGGAAATAAACAAAAAGAGTTACCAAAGGTGGTGTATCACTCACCTTTGGTAACTCTTTTCTAAAATGTTTACTCACACCTGTAACTGGTAGTTGTAGACCAAGAAAACTCCTTACCATCCGTTTACTCAAAAAAAATACAGTTCTGTTGTTTATCATGACCGAAGTACAAGATTAACAAATTTTGTTTTTGCTTCTGTGTAGGCTTCCCGATCAAGGCTAAATTCTTGTGCTAGTTTATTTTTGAGACCAGCGTATTCAATAACTAGGTGTGGATTATCCCTTAATTTATCGCGAAAAAGTAATTGCTTTTCCCATCGTTCTTCTCCCTTTAGCATTAAATGAAGATGAGCGACACGTTTATCGTTTTTCACCTTTACAAAAAATCTTCTCCAGTCTTTGTTATCTAAATGGGGAGGTACATAATGCCAATCATGATTAAATAATAACGGAGAAATATCAGTGATCTGTTCAAATGAATCCACATCAGCTATTAAATCGATGATTGGTTTTGCAGGAAGATTTGGGACGGAAGTACTGCCTATGTGTATTACCTGACCTATTCCAAATCGAGAAAGGAGGCTATAAAGCTGATTTTCTTCTTGTTTCCCTTTTTCTAGCCAAGTGGGATCTGGATTAGCTATTTCAATTGATTCTGTTGCCCAGACTGGCCAATTAGTTTGGTCTTCATTTTTGCTCATAATTAACCTCCTAAATAGAATGTTTTCGGCTAATATTTACTACACCTGGTCTATTATTAATGCTCAAAAGTCTGTCCTATATTCCATAAAAGCTTTGATACTTAAAGATTACCGTTTTTTAAGTACATAAATAGTTAACTCAGCATCACAAGAAGCCGTCACATTAGTGAATCCTTAAATATT is part of the Planococcus kocurii genome and encodes:
- a CDS encoding GrpB family protein produces the protein MSKNEDQTNWPVWATESIEIANPDPTWLEKGKQEENQLYSLLSRFGIGQVIHIGSTSVPNLPAKPIIDLIADVDSFEQITDISPLLFNHDWHYVPPHLDNKDWRRFFVKVKNDKRVAHLHLMLKGEERWEKQLLFRDKLRDNPHLVIEYAGLKNKLAQEFSLDREAYTEAKTKFVNLVLRS